One segment of Nostoc flagelliforme CCNUN1 DNA contains the following:
- a CDS encoding type II toxin-antitoxin system RelE/ParE family toxin, with protein MEVVWSSGFKRSFKKITKKNPQLKNQIVNVLRLLADDPFTPSLKSHKLTGNLAGLWSCSVAYDCRIIFSFSEDDKLLEMVILLIDVGSHDEVY; from the coding sequence ATGGAAGTTGTCTGGAGTAGTGGATTTAAGCGCTCTTTTAAGAAGATTACAAAGAAAAACCCGCAATTAAAGAATCAAATTGTTAATGTATTAAGGCTTTTGGCAGATGATCCATTTACACCGTCTTTGAAGTCTCATAAGTTAACAGGAAATTTAGCGGGTTTGTGGTCTTGTTCTGTTGCTTATGATTGTAGAATTATCTTTAGTTTCTCTGAGGATGATAAGTTGTTAGAAATGGTTATTTTATTGATTGATGTTGGCAGCCATGATGAAGTTTATTAA
- the ureG gene encoding urease accessory protein UreG: MNAFRVGVAGPVGSGKTALVDALCKGLREQYQIAVVTNDIYTQEDAQFLVRSQALASDRILGVETGGCPHTAIREDASMNLAAIEQLEERFIDLDLVFLESGGDNLAATFSPELVDLTIYVIDVAAGDKIPRKGGPGITKSDLLVINKTDLAPYVGADLSVMERDAKKMRGDKPFIFTNLKTQSGLADVINFVCTNIC; encoded by the coding sequence ATGAATGCATTTCGAGTAGGGGTTGCTGGGCCAGTGGGTTCGGGGAAGACGGCTTTAGTAGATGCTTTGTGCAAAGGATTGCGTGAGCAGTATCAGATTGCGGTGGTGACAAATGATATTTATACTCAGGAGGATGCTCAGTTTTTAGTGCGTTCTCAGGCGTTGGCAAGCGATCGCATTTTGGGTGTAGAAACTGGTGGTTGTCCCCATACTGCTATTCGCGAAGATGCTTCGATGAATTTGGCGGCAATTGAACAGTTAGAGGAACGTTTTATCGATTTGGATTTGGTATTTTTGGAAAGTGGCGGTGATAATTTAGCTGCTACCTTTAGTCCAGAATTGGTGGATTTAACGATTTACGTCATCGATGTTGCGGCTGGTGATAAAATTCCCCGCAAGGGTGGCCCCGGCATTACTAAATCTGATTTGTTGGTGATTAACAAAACTGATTTAGCGCCATACGTTGGTGCAGATTTAAGTGTGATGGAACGAGATGCAAAAAAAATGCGCGGTGATAAACCTTTTATTTTTACTAATTTGAAAACTCAGTCAGGACTTGCAGATGTAATTAACTTTGTTTGCACAAATATTTGTTGA
- a CDS encoding single-stranded DNA-binding protein: MNSCVLMAEIINEPQLRYTADNLGVTEMLVQFPNSQKPEDPPATLKVVGWGNLATEIQQNYHQGDRVILVGRLSMNTVERQEGFKEKRAELTVQQIQPVGGSFNTDPLPSATVTPSFTETAPRQPAASRPAQKDIPSYDSPRPAPTPATNPVGVAPQAKTYEPVPQPTNYERTTYPTVKEEEPDPDDIPF, from the coding sequence ATGAACAGCTGCGTTTTGATGGCGGAAATTATCAACGAACCGCAACTCCGCTATACAGCCGATAATCTGGGAGTAACGGAAATGCTGGTGCAGTTTCCCAATTCCCAGAAACCAGAAGATCCGCCAGCTACCCTGAAAGTTGTCGGGTGGGGAAATTTAGCGACAGAAATTCAGCAAAACTACCACCAAGGCGATCGCGTCATCCTGGTAGGGCGTTTAAGCATGAATACTGTTGAGCGTCAAGAAGGTTTTAAAGAGAAACGCGCTGAATTGACGGTGCAACAAATTCAACCTGTTGGAGGTAGTTTTAATACTGATCCATTGCCCTCAGCAACCGTAACTCCATCATTCACTGAAACTGCTCCACGACAACCAGCTGCATCTCGTCCTGCACAGAAAGACATTCCCAGTTACGATTCACCACGTCCAGCGCCTACCCCGGCTACAAATCCTGTTGGCGTTGCTCCCCAAGCGAAAACTTACGAACCCGTACCCCAACCCACAAATTATGAGCGAACCACTTATCCAACAGTGAAAGAGGAAGAACCAGATCCAGATGATATTCCGTTCTAA
- a CDS encoding ABC transporter ATP-binding protein: MRETVLEVRNIQVEFPGDGNTVRALDGISFGLHRGETLGIVGESGSGKSVTALAVMGLLQTPGIVTGGEIWFRPQENANAIDLVKLPPEQMQLHRGGDIAMIFQEPMSSLNPVYNIGFQLTEAIMRHQNVSAAQARQIAIAGLQEVKLLPSDEEIQQQYIETWHTSTKLSDHQTNANSSKPEPSKLAQMLKEHKEAMLERYPHELSGGQLQRVMIAMAISCNPLILIADEPTTALDVTVQATILDLLRELQQSRDMAMIFITHDLGLISEIADQVAVMYKGKVVESGTSEQIFSSPQHPYTKGLIACRPTLNRRPQKLLTVSDYMSAEETATGQVVIQPKEPAQPTEVTTEEIAARLANFNKKEPLLQIRNLKVGFPVRGVFGGTKRYNMAVNGVSFDVKPGETLGLVGESGCGKTTLGRTLLRLIEPMSGQIIFEKQDITSLKGEPLQKLRREMQIVFQNPFSSLDPRMKVGDAVMEPLLIHAVGKTKQQRRQRVVELLERVGLSADAINRYPHQFSGGQRQRICIARSLALNPKFIICDESVSALDVSVQAQVLNLLKELQSDFQLTYIFISHDLSVVKFMSDRILVMNRGQIVEEGTAESIYQEPKEEYTQKLIAAIPTGSAERVRNRHLRAL, encoded by the coding sequence ATGAGAGAAACTGTCCTAGAGGTTCGCAATATACAAGTTGAATTTCCCGGTGATGGCAACACCGTCAGAGCTTTGGATGGTATTTCCTTTGGGCTGCATCGAGGTGAAACTCTAGGAATAGTAGGAGAATCGGGGAGTGGTAAATCAGTGACAGCTCTAGCTGTGATGGGTTTGTTGCAAACTCCCGGTATAGTTACTGGCGGTGAAATCTGGTTTCGTCCGCAGGAGAATGCCAACGCCATCGATTTGGTAAAATTGCCTCCTGAGCAAATGCAGCTACACCGGGGTGGCGACATCGCCATGATTTTTCAAGAACCGATGAGTTCGCTTAATCCGGTTTATAACATCGGGTTTCAGCTAACAGAAGCGATTATGCGGCATCAAAATGTGTCAGCAGCCCAAGCACGACAAATTGCGATCGCAGGTCTACAAGAGGTTAAACTTCTACCTAGCGATGAGGAGATCCAGCAGCAGTATATCGAAACTTGGCACACTTCGACAAAGCTCAGTGACCATCAAACCAACGCCAATTCGTCGAAACCAGAACCATCAAAGTTGGCACAGATGCTTAAAGAACATAAAGAAGCCATGCTGGAACGCTACCCACATGAACTTTCTGGGGGTCAGTTGCAACGGGTAATGATTGCAATGGCAATTTCTTGCAACCCATTAATCTTAATTGCCGATGAACCAACCACAGCACTAGATGTAACGGTGCAAGCAACTATTTTGGACTTGTTGCGAGAATTGCAGCAAAGCCGTGACATGGCAATGATTTTCATCACCCACGACTTGGGGCTAATTTCAGAAATTGCTGACCAAGTAGCGGTGATGTATAAAGGTAAAGTTGTCGAATCTGGTACTTCTGAGCAAATTTTCAGCAGTCCCCAGCATCCATATACTAAAGGTTTGATAGCTTGTCGCCCCACACTCAACCGCCGTCCCCAAAAATTACTCACCGTTTCTGACTACATGAGTGCAGAAGAGACAGCAACGGGACAAGTAGTAATTCAGCCGAAAGAACCCGCACAACCCACAGAAGTCACCACCGAAGAGATTGCTGCAAGATTGGCAAACTTCAATAAAAAGGAACCCCTGTTGCAAATCCGCAATCTGAAAGTTGGTTTTCCAGTGCGCGGGGTGTTTGGTGGTACAAAACGCTACAATATGGCAGTTAATGGCGTTTCTTTTGATGTCAAACCAGGAGAAACACTAGGTTTAGTGGGAGAATCTGGTTGCGGTAAAACCACCCTTGGCAGAACCTTGCTGCGATTAATTGAACCGATGAGTGGTCAGATTATCTTTGAGAAACAAGATATTACTAGCCTCAAAGGAGAACCGTTGCAAAAACTGCGGCGGGAAATGCAAATAGTCTTCCAAAATCCTTTTAGTTCCCTCGATCCACGGATGAAGGTTGGGGATGCGGTGATGGAACCATTGTTAATTCATGCCGTGGGTAAGACAAAGCAGCAACGACGCCAACGGGTAGTCGAACTCTTAGAACGGGTGGGGTTGAGTGCAGATGCAATTAACCGCTATCCTCATCAGTTTTCTGGTGGTCAACGCCAACGGATTTGTATAGCCCGTTCTTTGGCGTTAAATCCTAAGTTTATCATCTGCGATGAATCAGTTTCAGCACTGGATGTTTCAGTACAGGCGCAGGTATTAAATCTTCTCAAAGAGTTACAGTCAGACTTTCAGCTTACTTATATCTTTATTTCTCACGATTTAAGTGTGGTGAAATTTATGAGCGATCGCATTTTAGTTATGAATCGCGGTCAAATTGTTGAAGAAGGCACAGCCGAAAGCATCTACCAAGAACCCAAAGAAGAATATACGCAAAAATTAATTGCTGCGATTCCTACCGGTAGCGCTGAACGTGTGCGGAATCGGCATCTACGGGCTTTATAG
- a CDS encoding urease accessory protein UreF, which produces MDNTIMLTDSHLLSILQLASPALPVGAYSYSEGLEMLVENGTIANHTHLKDWLKAELLYGAIRLEAAVMVRSQQSAKMGDVESLCRWNLWLSAARETEELRASSWQMGRSLIQLLGKLEPQIAPIANAVGNPCNYAIAFGIAVAHWQINIQAALLGYLHSWASNLITAGVKLIPLGQTAGQQLLLDLQPLFSVAALEILALEDDELACCSWGLSLASMQHETQYTRLFRN; this is translated from the coding sequence ATGGACAATACCATCATGCTCACTGATAGCCATCTTTTGAGTATTTTACAGTTGGCTAGCCCCGCTTTGCCTGTGGGAGCATATAGTTATTCTGAAGGTTTAGAAATGCTGGTAGAGAATGGTACGATCGCTAACCACACACATCTCAAAGATTGGTTAAAAGCAGAGTTGCTCTACGGGGCAATTCGGTTAGAGGCGGCGGTAATGGTACGATCGCAGCAATCTGCAAAAATGGGTGATGTAGAGTCGCTATGCCGTTGGAATCTCTGGTTATCGGCTGCTAGGGAAACAGAAGAATTACGCGCCTCGAGTTGGCAGATGGGGCGATCGCTGATCCAATTACTTGGTAAACTAGAACCGCAGATTGCACCTATTGCTAATGCTGTTGGTAATCCTTGCAATTATGCGATCGCTTTTGGCATTGCCGTTGCCCATTGGCAAATCAACATCCAAGCCGCATTACTAGGATATCTGCATAGTTGGGCAAGTAATTTGATTACTGCGGGTGTGAAACTTATACCCCTTGGACAAACAGCAGGACAGCAGTTATTACTAGATTTACAACCATTATTTAGCGTTGCAGCATTGGAAATTCTCGCATTGGAGGATGATGAACTCGCCTGTTGTAGTTGGGGTTTGTCGCTGGCGAGTATGCAGCATGAGACGCAGTATACAAGGTTGTTTAGGAATTAG